The Amycolatopsis sp. NBC_01480 genome segment CCCCCGCCCGCGCGAGCACCGCGTCTTCCACCGACTTGCGCCACGTCACCAGGCCCGGCGGGTTCCACGGGGCGGTTTCGTCCTGGACGCCGTCGGTGTTGCCGTAGACCCAGCTGCCGCTGGTGTGCACGTAAGTACCAGCGCCGACGCCGTCCTGCATCGCGGTGGACGCGGCCAGGTCCTCCTCCTCCGTGCTTGCCTGCGCGAGGTGGATCACGGCGTCGGCGCGCGCGGCGGCGTGGTTCAGGACATCCAGGTCCCGCAAGTCGCCACGGACCGCGGTGGCGCCGGCCGACGTGACGGCTTCAGCGGACTGCTCGCTACGGGCCAGCGCCTCCACCGCGTGGCCCTGACGGACCAGCTCCGCGATCGTGGCCCGGCCGATGTAGCCGGAGCCGCCGGTGAGGAAGACCTTCATCGCTAGCTCTCCTTCGTTCGTTTACTCCCTCCAGGATGTGGCGACGGCGGCCCGTGGGTCCAAGACCTCTTTCGCGCTCTGTGATACCCCCAGGACATCAGATGTCATGCCTCCTGGACAACTTTTATTGCCTCTCGGTTGACAGCGACGCTCGACCGGCCCCACACTCGGTGGCTATCCACACCAAACAGGCAGGAGCGCCGCATGAGCGTGGAGCGCTTGAATCCCGGGACCCTGGCCGCGCCGGTGATGAACCTCTACTCCCAGGTCGCCGTGGGGTCGCCGGGGGCGCGGCTGGTGGCGATCGCCGGGCAGGTCGCCCTCGATTCCGACGGTGAGCTGGTCGGGGCGGGCGACCACGGGGCGCAGGCCGAGCAGGTCTTCCCCACCTGCTCGGAGTGACCGATCCCGAGGAAATCGCCTGGCTGCAACAGCGATCCACCCCGATGCCGACCGCCACGCACACCCAGCCATTGCCCGAGCCAGCCGACGGCCTGCGCGTGCCCACCACGTACGTCCTCGGCGCCGCCCTGCCGTTTTTCGTGGACACCGCCAACGAGGCAGAGGCGGACGGCGTGCGGGTGGTGCGCTGGGACGACGCCGCTCATTACCTGCCGCTGCAATTCCCGTACCGCACGGCCGAACTGCTGCTCGGCCTCGCCTGACCACCACCGTCCACAGAGGAGCAACGATGACTTCGCCCGGCACGCTCGCCGTTCCGCCCGCGCCGCAGTTCGAGTCCGTCGAGGAGGAACGCCGGCACCGCAAGCAACGGCTGGCCGGCGCGCTGCGGGTGTTCGGCCGCCTCGGTTACGACGAGGGCGTCGCCGGGCACATCACCGTGCGGGACCCGGGTGAGCCGGACACGTTCTGGGTCAACCCGTTCGGCGTTTCCTTCGGCCGGATCAGTGTCCGCGACCTCGTCCGCGTCGACTCGAAGGGCGACGTCGTCGAGGGCACCCGCGCGGTCAACCGGGGCGCTTTCGTGATCCACGGCGCGATCCACGAACGCCGCCCGGACGTCGTCGCGGCCGCGCACGCCCACTCCATCCACGGGCGCGCGCTCGCCGCCCTCGGCACTCCCCTGCGCCCGGTCGTGCAGGAGGCCTGCGCCTTCTACGATGACCAGAGCGTCTACACCGACTACAACGGCCTGGCCCTGGAAGAGGAAGAAGGCCACCGGATGGCCGAAGCCCTGGGCGGCAACCGGGCGGTCGTGCTGCAGAACCACGGCGTGATCACGGTCGGGCAGAGCATCGAAGAAGCGGCCTACTGGTTCGTCAGCTTCGACCGCGCCGCCCAGGTCCAGCTGCTCGCCGAGGCCGCGGGCACCCCCGCCTACCTCGACGACGAGCAGGCCCGGATCGCCCACCGCCAGTTCGGCAGCCCCAGGCTGGCCCGCTTCAGCTTCGAAATCCTATGGGACGACATCGTGCACGCCCAGCCGGACCTGCTCGACGAGTGACCAGTGTGTCCGTTGTGGACACACACCGCTCAGCGGGGCACCGGGTGCCGCATCGGCATGGTGGCCGCGGTGGAGGCGATCAGCACGACCGCCGGCTCGCCCTCTGCGGCGGACAGGCGGTGCGACCGGGCCGAGTCGAAGTGGACGGAATCGCCGGCTGACAGCGTCTCCTTGCGCCCGTCGACGGTCAGCCGCACCGTGCCCGCCTCCACGTGCAGCCATTCCTCGCCGACGTGCTCGGCCACCTTGGTCGGCTTGCCGGGCGTCAGCTCGATCCGGACGACGGAGATCGTCGACCGCGGTCCGCTCAGCACGGTGTAACGGCCGTCCTGGCCGCGGTGCACCGGCGCGTCGCCCGCGCGGACGATCGACAGGTCGTCTTCCTCGTGTTCCTCGACCAGGTGGCTGACCGAAACGCCGTACACCCGCGCCAGCTGCAGCAGCGCACCGATCGACGGCTGCCGCTCGCCCTTTTCCAGCCGGGACAGGTGCGGCGCGGAGATCCCGGTCTGCCCGGCGAGCGCGCTGAGCGTGAGCCCCCGCTGGCCGCGCAGCTCCCGCAGCCGTCCGCTCACCCGCAGGTCGACGTCGTCAACTTGTGCCACCCGGGTAACGGTACACGCCTCACGGGAAACAACTAGGCCATCTGCCGTACCGCGACTACGCCAAGAATCCACGTAACTTTAGTCGTGAATCCAACAAGAATGCCCAACATGGCGCTTGACCGCGCAGCATCCGACACGGATCCTGCACAGTGGATTAGAGCGTGTCTGGCAAAGGTTGCGGGTCGCTGTGCGGCGGGCTGGCTCGGTGTAGCGGCGGCAGCCGCGAGACCGGCTTTCTCAGACACGCGCTAGTCCTCCTGCCTCACACCGACGTCCGGCCGGGAGCCGCCATGCGCAGATTCTTCGCCGTCCTCGCCACCGCCCTCGTCGCGGCCGGGCTGGTCAGCCCGCCCGCCGAGGCCCTCGAGAACGGCCTCGCCCGCACACCCCCGATGGGGTGGAACACCTGGAACACCTTCCAGTGCAACATCAACGAGACCCTGATCAAGCAGACCACCGACCTGATGGTCAGCTCCGGGATGCGCGACCGCGGCTACAACTACGTCAACCTGGACGACTGCTGGATGACGCAGAACCGGGACGGCGCGGGCAACCTGGTCGCCGATCCGGCGAAGTTCCCCAGCGGCCTCAAGGCCCTCGGCGACTACATCCACGCGCGCGGGATGAAGTTCGGGATCTACGAGAGCGCGGGATCCGAGACCTGCCAGCACTTCCCGGGCAGCCTCGGCCACGAGCAGGCCGACGCGAACAGCTTCGCGAGCTGGGGCGTCGACTACCTCAAGTACGACAATTGCGGCAGCCCGTCCGGCGAGACGCAGCAGGACTACGTCAAGCGCTACTCGGCGATGCGCGACGCGCTCAAGGCCACCGGCCGCCCGATCGCCTACAGCATCTGCGAATGGGGCAACTTCAGCCCGTCTTCGTGGGCGCCCGACGTCGGCAACCTGTGGCGCACCACCGGCGACATCAGCAGCAACTGGGGCAGCGTCGACTCGCTCTACCACCAGAACGTCGGCCTGGCTTCGGCCGCGAAACCCGGCGCCTGGAACGACCCCGACATGCTGGAAGTCGGCAACGGCATGGGCTTCCAGGAGGACCGCGCCCACTTCTCGCTCTGGGCCGCGATGGCCGCGCCGCTGATCGCCGGCGCCGACCTCCGTTCCGCCAGCGCCGCCACGTTCTCCACTTACTTGAACAGCGACGTCATCGCGCTCGACCAGGACCCGCTGGGCAAGCAGGCCACCCGGATCTCGTCGTCCGGCGGGCTCGACGTGCTGGCGAAACCGCTCCAGGGCGGTGACGTCGCGGTTGTGCTGTTCAACGAAAACAGCGGCACGCGCACGGTTTCGACGACGGCCGCCGCGGCGGGGCTGCCCGCTGCGGCGAACTACCGGCTGGCCAACCTGTGGTCGAAGGAGCTGACCACGAGCACCGGCACGATCAGCGCGAACGTCGCCTCGCACAGCACGGTGGTCTACCGCGTGACGCCCAACGCGAGCGGCAGCAGCATCGGCACGGCCCACCCGTTGCAGGGCGCGTCTTCGTCGCGCTGCATGGACATCAACGGCAACGTCACCACACCCGGCACCAAGGTCGACATCTGGGACTGCGACGGCGGGCCGAACCAGTCCTGGACGCTCACCAGCGCCGGCGAGCTGAAGGCCAACGGCCTCTGCCTCGACGCCGACGGGGGCGGCACCAGCGCCGGCACCAAGCTCATCGCCTGGACCTGTCACGGCGGCGCGAACCAGCAGTTCAAGCTCAACCCGGACGGCTCGATCACCGGCACGCAGACCGGCTTGTGCGTCGACGTCACCGGCGGCGACCAGTCGTCCGGGAACGTCAACGGCGTCCAGCTCGAACTCTGGGGCTGCAACGACGACGCGAACCAGAACTGGACGCTCAAAACCCCGTAAGGTCCTTCGCCCGCACCGCGTCAGTGGAGGATCTGCATACCGCCGAAGATCACGACCAGCAGGGCGCCCGCGCCGAAGCCCGCCAGGAGCGCGAGGCCGAACCTGGGGCGGAGCCGGACCCCCGCGTACGCCAGGCCCAGCGTGAACATCAGCCAGGCGCCCATGAGCGCGACATTCGTCATCATCGTGCCGCTGAGTTCGAACGCGCCTTTCGCGCCGCCGGCGACGACCAAGGCGAAAACGACCGAGACTCCCATTGTCGCCAGCCGGCTCTTGGCCAGTCCGGCGCTCGGCATCCGGTGCGGGTGATTACGCTCCATGGTGACCTCCTGGTCGGCTGTCACCAGTCTCACACGGTTTCCGCTTGATGTTCCTTACCGCGCGGTTACGGGCATTCGGCCACCACGGAAGCGAAATCAGTAAATGGCGACGCCGTACGCGTTCAGCGCCTCGGTCACCGGCTGGTAGAACGAATTCCCGCCGCTGGTGCAGTTTCCGCTGCCGCCCGAGGTCAGGCCGAGCGCGGTGTTGTTGGCGAACAGCGAGCCGCCGCTGTCGCCGCCTTCGACGCACACGGTGGTCGCGATCATGCCGGTCACCGTGGTGCCGTCGCTGTAGTTCACCGTGGTGTTGAGCCCGGTGACCTTGCCGGTGTGGAAGTGCGAGGTGCTGCCGGTGCGCCCGACGGTCTGCCCGACCACCGGGGTGCCCGCGTTCGCGATGTCGCGCAGCGTGCCGTTGTACAGGTCGACCGAGCCTGGGCGGTCGGTGGTGGCCGTGTACTGGAACAGCGAGTAGTCGTTGCCGGGGAAGCTGGTGCCGACGCGGGAGGCGATCGTCTTGCCGCTCGAATCGGCCCAGGTCGAGGCGACGTTGCCGCAGTGGCCGGCGGTGAGCAGGTACGCCGTGCTGGTGCCGGGCTTCTTCACGTTGAAGCCCAGCGAACACCGGACCCCGCCGCCGATGATGGCGTCGCCGCCGGCGATCGTGGTGCGGTACTCGCCTTTCACCTGCTGCAGCCGCGCGGTGTCACCGAGGGAGGCGACCACGGACTTCAGCCGCTCGAGGTTCGCCGGGCCCACGCTGTCGTCGGCGGACACCACGACCTGGTCGGTCACCGGGTCGATGGCCCAGGCCGTGCCGGGAATCGTCGCGCTCCGGCGCAGCGTGTCGAGGCTGCGGTCCAGTGCCGCCCCGCCGTGCTGGACGAATTTGGGCTCCGCTCCCCCGGCGCGTACGGCCTGTGCGCCGGCCTCGTCGGTCACCGTCACCACGAGCTTGCCCGCGCCGTCCAGGTAGGAGCCGGCGCTGGTGCCGCCCAGTTGCGCCGACAGCTCGGCGGCCGACCGGACGGGATCCGGCGCGGCCTGGCCGGCCGGTGCGAAAAGGGTGCCGCTCGCGACCAGAGCGGCGGTCAGTACCGCGATTTTGGCTGATGAAACGGCCGTACCCATGATGCCTCCTCGACAAGGGACCGGCGCACCGGGAAACACGGTGCGCCGGGCGAGAACTGCTAATTTTTATTAGCCAGCATTGGTTCGAGCCAGTTCACGGTACGGTCGGCGCGGACCCGCGAATACCGACGAAAGGCGGCATTGCGGGAAACGCGTTCTCGGCTCAGGAAGCGATGAAGGTGGTGGAGTGCCAGCCGGTGGCGCCGTTCGGGACGGTGCCCGCGCGCGCGTCGGTCTGGGTGTAGCCGGTCTTGTCGGTCGCGCGCACGAAAACCTGGTGTGTGCCCGGCTTCACGGTGATCTGCGCCCACCACATCCGCCAGGTGTTCACGTTCACCTCGGCCGACAGCATCACCGGCTGCCACTCGCCGTTGTCGACCTTGATCTCGACCCGCTCGATCCCCCGGAACTGCGCCCACGCGATCCCGGACAGCCGCACCGCGCCCGAGGACACCGTGTCGAAGCCCTTGGGCATGTCGATCCGCGACTCGGTTTTGATCGGCGCCTGCTCGCTCCAGCTGCGCTTGAGCCAGTACGCCTGCCGCGCTTTCCACGTGGTCACTTCGATGTCCACGATCCATTTCGTGGCCGACACATACCCATACAGCCCCGGTGTCACCAGCCGTGCCGGGAACCCGTGCTCCAGCGGCAACGGCTCGCGGTTCATCCCGATCGCCAGCATCGCGCCCCGCCCCCGGTCCAGCGCCGCCGCGACCGGGGTACCCGACGTCCAGCCGTCCACACTCGTGCAGAACAGCTGCTCCGCCCCGGGCCGCACCCCGGCTTCCGCCAGCAGGTCCGCCAGGTCCACGCCGATGAAGTTCGACGTCGACACGTAGGTGCCACCGACCTCATTGGACACACACGTCATGGTGATCGTCCGCTCGGTCAGCGGCCGGTTGCGGATGTCGCCGTAGCCGTACCGCATTTCCCGGTCCACCATGCCGTGGATCCGCAGCGCCCAGTCCTCGGTGCGCACCTGCGGCACCGACAGCGCCGTGTCCACCCGGTAGAAGGCCGGATTCGGCGTCAGGAACGACGGCGTGCCCAGCTTCGTGAAGTCCGCGTCCGCCGGAATGGGCGGCGCCGCGACCGCGGGCGTGAGCGTCCCGACCGCCGCGCGGGACGCCGTCGCGTCGCGGGTCCCGCTGATCAGCTGACCCGCCCCGGCGAACACCCCCGCCCCGACGACCACACCGGCCCCGCCCAGCAGGAACGACCGCCGTGACGCGCCCTCCCCCGCGACCACCGCGTGCTTGCGCGGCGCCAGCCGGTGCAGCACCACGAACACCGCCACCCCCACCACCAGGCTCGCCAACGGCGCCAGCAGCGCCACCGCCGTCAGGTCCGGCCGCTCGTACACCGCGAACCCGCCCACCAGCCCGAACAGCCCGACGATCGCCACCCCCGGCCACCGCGAACGCGCCGACACCACCCCGGCCAGCGCCGAGACCACCACCATCACCGCCGCCATGGAGCCGAGCAGCACGACCTTGTCGTAGGTGCCGAACGTCCGCACCGCGAAGTCCTTGAGCTGCACCGGAGTCAGGTCGATCGCCCCGTTGCCCACCGCCAGGTACGGCGAGGCGTTGATGCTGATGAACCCCGCCACCAGATGCCCCGCCGCCAGCGCGGCCAGCAGCGCCAGCACCCCGCACCACCCCGCCGACGGCAGCCGCAACCGCACCCGATCACGCGGCACAGGAGTCTCCGGAGGGCTGATCTCGGTAGCGGTCATGCAGGACATTCGGTTCCGGCGGCCGTTCGGATTGGCCGCCCGGTCGGTCAGCCTGCGGGTTGGATGAGTTCCAGCAGATTGCCTTCCGGGTCTTTGACGTACGCGAAGCTCGCGCCCGCGCGCGCAGCGGGTCCCGGCTCCGACACGGCCGTGGCCCCTGCGGCGAGGATGGCGGCGA includes the following:
- a CDS encoding class II aldolase/adducin family protein; this translates as MTSPGTLAVPPAPQFESVEEERRHRKQRLAGALRVFGRLGYDEGVAGHITVRDPGEPDTFWVNPFGVSFGRISVRDLVRVDSKGDVVEGTRAVNRGAFVIHGAIHERRPDVVAAAHAHSIHGRALAALGTPLRPVVQEACAFYDDQSVYTDYNGLALEEEEGHRMAEALGGNRAVVLQNHGVITVGQSIEEAAYWFVSFDRAAQVQLLAEAAGTPAYLDDEQARIAHRQFGSPRLARFSFEILWDDIVHAQPDLLDE
- a CDS encoding helix-turn-helix domain-containing protein; the encoded protein is MAQVDDVDLRVSGRLRELRGQRGLTLSALAGQTGISAPHLSRLEKGERQPSIGALLQLARVYGVSVSHLVEEHEEDDLSIVRAGDAPVHRGQDGRYTVLSGPRSTISVVRIELTPGKPTKVAEHVGEEWLHVEAGTVRLTVDGRKETLSAGDSVHFDSARSHRLSAAEGEPAVVLIASTAATMPMRHPVPR
- a CDS encoding molybdopterin-dependent oxidoreductase — protein: MTATEISPPETPVPRDRVRLRLPSAGWCGVLALLAALAAGHLVAGFISINASPYLAVGNGAIDLTPVQLKDFAVRTFGTYDKVVLLGSMAAVMVVVSALAGVVSARSRWPGVAIVGLFGLVGGFAVYERPDLTAVALLAPLASLVVGVAVFVVLHRLAPRKHAVVAGEGASRRSFLLGGAGVVVGAGVFAGAGQLISGTRDATASRAAVGTLTPAVAAPPIPADADFTKLGTPSFLTPNPAFYRVDTALSVPQVRTEDWALRIHGMVDREMRYGYGDIRNRPLTERTITMTCVSNEVGGTYVSTSNFIGVDLADLLAEAGVRPGAEQLFCTSVDGWTSGTPVAAALDRGRGAMLAIGMNREPLPLEHGFPARLVTPGLYGYVSATKWIVDIEVTTWKARQAYWLKRSWSEQAPIKTESRIDMPKGFDTVSSGAVRLSGIAWAQFRGIERVEIKVDNGEWQPVMLSAEVNVNTWRMWWAQITVKPGTHQVFVRATDKTGYTQTDARAGTVPNGATGWHSTTFIAS
- a CDS encoding glycoside hydrolase family 27 protein, whose product is MRRFFAVLATALVAAGLVSPPAEALENGLARTPPMGWNTWNTFQCNINETLIKQTTDLMVSSGMRDRGYNYVNLDDCWMTQNRDGAGNLVADPAKFPSGLKALGDYIHARGMKFGIYESAGSETCQHFPGSLGHEQADANSFASWGVDYLKYDNCGSPSGETQQDYVKRYSAMRDALKATGRPIAYSICEWGNFSPSSWAPDVGNLWRTTGDISSNWGSVDSLYHQNVGLASAAKPGAWNDPDMLEVGNGMGFQEDRAHFSLWAAMAAPLIAGADLRSASAATFSTYLNSDVIALDQDPLGKQATRISSSGGLDVLAKPLQGGDVAVVLFNENSGTRTVSTTAAAAGLPAAANYRLANLWSKELTTSTGTISANVASHSTVVYRVTPNASGSSIGTAHPLQGASSSRCMDINGNVTTPGTKVDIWDCDGGPNQSWTLTSAGELKANGLCLDADGGGTSAGTKLIAWTCHGGANQQFKLNPDGSITGTQTGLCVDVTGGDQSSGNVNGVQLELWGCNDDANQNWTLKTP
- a CDS encoding S1 family peptidase, with amino-acid sequence MGTAVSSAKIAVLTAALVASGTLFAPAGQAAPDPVRSAAELSAQLGGTSAGSYLDGAGKLVVTVTDEAGAQAVRAGGAEPKFVQHGGAALDRSLDTLRRSATIPGTAWAIDPVTDQVVVSADDSVGPANLERLKSVVASLGDTARLQQVKGEYRTTIAGGDAIIGGGVRCSLGFNVKKPGTSTAYLLTAGHCGNVASTWADSSGKTIASRVGTSFPGNDYSLFQYTATTDRPGSVDLYNGTLRDIANAGTPVVGQTVGRTGSTSHFHTGKVTGLNTTVNYSDGTTVTGMIATTVCVEGGDSGGSLFANNTALGLTSGGSGNCTSGGNSFYQPVTEALNAYGVAIY